Proteins found in one Enterococcus sp. 9D6_DIV0238 genomic segment:
- the tuf gene encoding elongation factor Tu encodes MAKEKFDRSKPHVNIGTIGHVDHGKTTLTAAIATVLAKHGGGEAQNYADIDNAPEEKERGITINTSHIEYETDARHYAHVDCPGHADYVKNMITGAAQMDGAILVVSAADGPMPQTREHILLSRNVGVPYIVVFLNKMDMVDDEELLELVEMEVRDLLSEYDFPGDDTPVIAGSALKALEGDASYEEKIMELMAAVDEYIPTPTRDTDKPFMMPVEDVFSITGRGTVATGRVERGEVRVGDEVEIVGIKEETSKTTVTGVEMFRKLLDYAEAGDNIGALLRGVAREDIERGQVLAKPASITPHTKFKAEVYVLSKEEGGRHTPFFTNYRPQFYFRTTDVTGVVELPEGTEMVMPGDNVAMDVELIHPIAIEDGTRFSIREGGRTVGSGVVSEIVK; translated from the coding sequence ATGGCTAAAGAAAAATTTGACCGTTCTAAACCCCATGTAAACATTGGTACTATTGGACACGTTGACCATGGTAAAACTACATTAACTGCTGCAATTGCAACTGTGTTAGCTAAACACGGTGGCGGTGAAGCTCAAAACTATGCTGATATCGATAACGCTCCTGAAGAAAAAGAACGTGGTATCACAATCAACACTTCTCACATCGAGTATGAAACTGATGCTCGTCACTATGCTCACGTGGACTGCCCAGGACACGCGGACTACGTTAAAAACATGATCACTGGTGCTGCACAAATGGACGGAGCTATCTTAGTAGTATCTGCTGCTGATGGTCCTATGCCTCAAACTCGTGAGCACATCTTGTTATCACGTAACGTTGGTGTACCATACATCGTTGTTTTCTTAAACAAAATGGATATGGTCGATGACGAAGAATTATTAGAATTAGTAGAAATGGAAGTTCGTGATCTATTATCTGAATACGACTTCCCAGGTGATGACACTCCAGTTATCGCAGGTTCTGCTTTGAAAGCTTTAGAAGGCGACGCTTCATACGAAGAAAAAATCATGGAATTAATGGCTGCGGTTGATGAGTATATCCCAACTCCAACTCGTGATACTGACAAACCATTCATGATGCCAGTTGAGGATGTATTCTCAATCACTGGTCGTGGTACTGTTGCAACTGGTCGTGTTGAACGTGGAGAAGTTCGCGTTGGTGACGAAGTTGAAATCGTAGGTATCAAAGAAGAAACATCTAAAACAACTGTTACAGGTGTTGAAATGTTCCGTAAATTATTAGACTACGCTGAAGCTGGCGATAACATCGGTGCTTTATTACGTGGTGTTGCACGTGAAGATATCGAACGTGGACAAGTATTGGCAAAACCTGCTTCAATCACTCCACATACAAAATTTAAAGCTGAAGTTTATGTTTTATCAAAAGAAGAAGGTGGACGTCACACTCCATTCTTCACTAACTACCGTCCTCAGTTCTACTTCCGTACAACTGACGTAACTGGTGTAGTTGAATTACCAGAAGGTACTGAAATGGTAATGCCTGGTGATAACGTTGCAATGGACGTTGAATTAATCCACCCAATCGCTATCGAAGACGGAACTCGTTTCTCTATTCGTGAAGGCGGACGTACTGTTGGTTCAGGCGTTGTTTCTGAAATCGTTAAATAA
- a CDS encoding PadR family transcriptional regulator, with protein MDEKLRRIYIPMTETGFYILFSLREERHGYSIIQHVKQLTEQEIIISAGTMYGSLSKMEKDGLIKVTKEEERRKSYLITALGEKVLQHEIKRIERLYKNSIEEKLDGN; from the coding sequence ATGGATGAGAAGCTGAGAAGGATATACATACCGATGACTGAAACAGGGTTTTATATTTTGTTTTCACTCAGAGAAGAAAGACATGGTTATAGCATCATTCAGCATGTAAAACAATTGACGGAACAAGAAATCATCATCAGTGCAGGAACGATGTATGGTAGTTTGAGTAAAATGGAAAAAGATGGATTGATAAAAGTAACTAAGGAAGAGGAACGGCGGAAAAGCTATTTGATCACAGCGCTCGGTGAAAAAGTTTTACAGCATGAAATCAAGCGGATCGAACGATTATATAAAAATAGTATTGAGGAGAAATTAGATGGAAACTAA
- a CDS encoding DUF2812 domain-containing protein — METKKVRRRFELADYLEEERFLEEQHRNGWKMVELKLPLSTYIFERCESEDYVYQLDFNSEKSGTGSYVQLFEDCGWEYFYKFGNWYYFRKLRSEVESENVIFNDGPSRAEMAKKVAKFQAGLSVFLIFPLIYLLTVVSAKAIDSSLVLTIMVALIAIVMVISAGIQLKNMWKLNKIIEKEEQL; from the coding sequence ATGGAAACTAAAAAAGTAAGAAGACGTTTTGAGTTGGCAGATTATTTAGAAGAAGAACGATTTTTAGAAGAACAGCATAGAAACGGTTGGAAGATGGTTGAGCTAAAATTACCTTTATCTACCTATATATTTGAACGTTGTGAATCAGAAGACTATGTTTATCAGTTAGATTTTAATTCAGAGAAAAGTGGGACAGGATCATATGTACAGCTATTCGAAGATTGTGGCTGGGAATACTTTTACAAATTTGGGAATTGGTATTACTTTAGAAAATTGAGATCCGAGGTGGAAAGTGAAAATGTCATATTTAATGACGGGCCTTCACGTGCGGAAATGGCAAAGAAAGTCGCTAAATTCCAAGCTGGCTTATCAGTGTTTTTGATCTTTCCTTTGATTTATCTTCTAACAGTAGTTTCGGCTAAAGCGATAGACAGTTCTCTTGTTTTGACGATCATGGTAGCTTTAATAGCTATTGTTATGGTTATAAGCGCAGGGATTCAATTAAAAAATATGTGGAAACTTAATAAGATCATTGAAAAAGAAGAACAACTATAA
- the rpsJ gene encoding 30S ribosomal protein S10, with the protein MAKQKIRIRLKAYEHRILDQSADKIVETAKRTGADVSGPIPLPTERSLYTVIRATHKYKDSREQFEMRTHKRLIDIVNPTPKTVDALMKLDLPSGVNIEIKL; encoded by the coding sequence ATGGCAAAACAAAAGATTCGTATCCGTTTAAAAGCGTATGAACACCGTATTTTAGATCAATCAGCGGATAAAATTGTGGAAACAGCAAAAAGAACTGGAGCTGACGTATCAGGTCCGATTCCATTACCAACAGAACGCTCACTTTACACAGTTATTCGTGCGACTCATAAATACAAAGATTCTCGCGAACAATTCGAAATGCGTACTCACAAACGTCTAATCGACATTGTGAACCCAACACCAAAAACAGTTGATGCTTTAATGAAGCTTGACTTACCGTCTGGTGTAAATATTGAAATCAAACTATAA
- the rplC gene encoding 50S ribosomal protein L3: MTKGILGKKVGMTQIFTESGELIPVTVVEATPNVVLQVKTVETDGYEAIQVGYQDKREVLSNKPAKGHVAKANTAPKRFIKEFKNVELGEYEVGTEIKVDVFQAGDIIDVTGTTKGKGFQGVIKRHGQSRGPMSHGSRYHRRPGSMGPVAPNRVFKNKKLAGRMGGNRVTIQNLEIVKVDAERNVILIKGNIPGAKKSLITIKSAVKAK; the protein is encoded by the coding sequence ATGACCAAAGGAATCTTAGGGAAAAAAGTGGGAATGACACAAATCTTTACTGAGTCTGGTGAATTAATTCCAGTAACAGTAGTAGAAGCTACGCCAAACGTAGTTTTACAAGTAAAAACTGTTGAGACTGACGGATACGAAGCTATCCAAGTTGGTTACCAAGACAAACGTGAAGTTTTATCAAACAAACCTGCGAAAGGTCATGTTGCAAAAGCAAACACGGCTCCTAAGCGCTTCATTAAGGAATTCAAAAATGTTGAGCTGGGAGAATACGAAGTAGGAACAGAAATTAAGGTAGATGTTTTCCAAGCAGGAGACATTATTGATGTTACAGGAACAACAAAAGGTAAAGGATTCCAAGGCGTTATCAAACGTCACGGACAAAGCCGCGGCCCTATGAGTCACGGATCTCGTTACCACCGTCGTCCTGGGTCAATGGGTCCAGTAGCACCTAACCGTGTATTTAAAAATAAAAAACTTGCCGGCCGTATGGGTGGTAACCGCGTAACAATTCAAAATCTTGAAATTGTTAAAGTGGACGCTGAAAGAAATGTAATCTTGATCAAAGGAAACATTCCTGGAGCGAAAAAATCATTAATCACAATCAAATCAGCTGTGAAAGCTAAATAA
- the rplD gene encoding 50S ribosomal protein L4: MPNVALFKQDGTQNGEITLNEEIFGIEPNESVVYDAIIMQRASLRQGTHSVKHRGEVRGGGRKPWRQKGTGRARQGSIRSPQWRGGGVVFGPTPRSYSYKLPKKVRRLAMKSVLSDKVAENNLVAVDALSFDAPKTKEFKQVLTNLSIDAKVLVVLEAGNDFAALSARNLPNVSVVTSDNVSVLDIVSNTKVLATQTALTQIEEVLA; this comes from the coding sequence ATGCCGAATGTAGCATTATTCAAACAAGATGGAACTCAAAATGGTGAAATCACTTTAAACGAAGAAATTTTCGGAATCGAACCTAATGAATCAGTTGTCTACGATGCAATCATCATGCAACGTGCTTCATTAAGACAAGGAACACACTCAGTTAAACACCGCGGAGAAGTTCGTGGTGGCGGCCGTAAACCATGGCGTCAAAAAGGAACTGGTCGTGCTCGTCAAGGTTCAATCCGTTCACCACAATGGCGTGGAGGTGGCGTAGTTTTCGGACCAACACCACGTTCTTACAGCTACAAACTTCCTAAAAAAGTTCGTCGTTTAGCAATGAAATCTGTATTATCAGATAAAGTTGCTGAAAACAACTTGGTTGCTGTTGATGCATTAAGCTTTGACGCACCAAAAACAAAAGAATTCAAACAAGTTCTTACAAACTTATCTATTGATGCGAAAGTATTAGTTGTTCTAGAAGCAGGAAACGATTTTGCAGCATTATCTGCTCGTAATCTTCCAAACGTTTCTGTAGTAACTTCTGATAACGTAAGTGTTTTAGATATCGTTTCTAATACTAAAGTATTGGCAACACAAACTGCTCTTACTCAAATTGAGGAGGTGCTTGCATAA
- a CDS encoding 50S ribosomal protein L23: protein MNLLDVIKRPVITEKSMLAMDEKKYTFEVDTRANKTLVKQAVEAAFDGVKVKNVNIINVRPKFKRMGKYAGYTKKRRKAVVTLTDDSKEIQIFDAAE from the coding sequence ATGAACTTACTAGACGTAATCAAACGCCCAGTGATCACTGAAAAATCCATGCTTGCTATGGACGAAAAGAAATACACTTTCGAAGTGGACACTCGCGCAAACAAAACATTAGTAAAACAAGCTGTAGAAGCAGCTTTTGACGGTGTTAAAGTGAAAAACGTAAACATCATCAACGTGCGTCCTAAATTCAAACGCATGGGTAAATATGCAGGATATACGAAAAAACGTCGCAAAGCAGTTGTGACATTAACAGACGATTCAAAAGAAATTCAAATTTTCGATGCTGCTGAATAA
- the rplB gene encoding 50S ribosomal protein L2 has translation MAIKKYKPTTNGRRNMTTSDFAEITTSTPEKSLLAPLKNHAGRNNNGRITVRHQGGGHKRQYRLIDFKRNKDNVVAVVKTIEYDPNRSANIALVHYEDGVKAYILAPKGLEVGMRLVSGPEADIKVGNALPLENIPVGTVVHNIEMKPGKGGQLIRSAGTSAQVLGKEGKYVLIRLNSGEVRMILATCRATVGSVGNEQHELINIGKAGRSRWMRKRPTVRGSVMNPNDHPHGGGEGKQPIGRKAPVSPWGQPAIGLKTRNKKAKSDKLIVRRRTK, from the coding sequence GTGGCGATTAAAAAGTACAAACCTACCACAAATGGCCGTCGTAATATGACAACGTCTGATTTCGCTGAAATCACGACTTCAACACCAGAGAAATCTTTGTTGGCGCCATTAAAAAACCATGCCGGCCGTAACAACAATGGTCGTATCACGGTTCGTCACCAAGGTGGCGGTCACAAACGTCAATACCGTTTGATCGATTTCAAACGTAATAAAGACAACGTCGTAGCGGTTGTTAAAACAATCGAGTATGATCCAAACCGTTCTGCTAACATCGCGTTAGTACATTACGAAGATGGAGTAAAAGCATACATCTTAGCACCAAAAGGATTAGAAGTAGGCATGCGCCTAGTTTCAGGTCCAGAAGCAGATATTAAAGTAGGGAACGCATTGCCATTGGAAAACATTCCAGTAGGTACTGTTGTCCACAACATTGAAATGAAACCTGGTAAAGGCGGTCAATTGATCCGTTCTGCTGGAACAAGTGCTCAAGTACTTGGTAAAGAAGGCAAATACGTATTGATCCGTTTGAACTCTGGTGAAGTTCGTATGATCTTAGCTACATGCCGTGCAACTGTCGGTTCTGTAGGTAACGAACAACACGAATTAATCAACATTGGTAAAGCCGGCCGTTCTCGTTGGATGCGTAAACGCCCAACAGTTCGTGGTAGCGTAATGAACCCGAACGATCACCCACACGGTGGTGGTGAAGGTAAACAACCGATCGGACGTAAAGCTCCAGTATCACCTTGGGGTCAACCAGCTATCGGCTTGAAAACTCGTAATAAAAAAGCTAAATCAGACAAACTTATCGTTCGTCGTCGTACTAAATAA
- the rpsS gene encoding 30S ribosomal protein S19, which produces MGRSLKKGPFADDHLMKKVEAQQGAEKKKVIKTWSRRSTIFPQFVGFTIAVYDGRKHVPVYIQEDMVGHKLGEFAPTRTYRGHGADDKKTRR; this is translated from the coding sequence ATGGGTCGTAGTTTGAAAAAAGGGCCTTTCGCTGATGATCATCTAATGAAGAAAGTCGAAGCTCAACAAGGCGCTGAAAAGAAAAAAGTAATCAAAACTTGGTCTCGCCGCTCTACAATTTTTCCACAATTTGTTGGATTTACAATTGCTGTATATGATGGACGTAAACACGTTCCAGTATACATCCAAGAAGATATGGTAGGACATAAATTAGGTGAATTTGCACCGACTAGAACTTATCGTGGCCACGGAGCCGACGATAAAAAAACAAGACGCTAA
- the rplV gene encoding 50S ribosomal protein L22, translating to MAEQITSAKATAKTVRVSPRKSRLVIDLVRGKSVADAISILKFTPNKAAGVIEKVLMSAVANAENNFDLDVENLVVSEAFVNEGPTMKRFRPRAKGSASPINKRTSHITVVVSEK from the coding sequence ATGGCAGAACAAATCACATCAGCTAAAGCGACTGCTAAAACAGTTCGCGTTTCTCCTCGTAAATCACGTTTAGTAATTGATCTTGTTAGAGGGAAAAGCGTTGCAGACGCAATTTCAATTTTGAAGTTCACACCGAACAAAGCGGCTGGAGTTATTGAAAAAGTTTTAATGTCAGCAGTTGCTAACGCTGAAAACAACTTTGACTTAGATGTTGAGAACTTAGTAGTATCTGAAGCTTTCGTTAACGAAGGACCAACAATGAAACGTTTCCGTCCACGTGCTAAAGGTTCAGCATCACCAATCAACAAACGTACAAGTCATATCACTGTAGTTGTATCAGAAAAATAA
- the rpsC gene encoding 30S ribosomal protein S3: MGQKVHPIGMRVGIIRDWDAKWYAEKEYAEFLHEDLRIRKFIASKLADAAVSTIEIERAANRVNISIHTAKPGMVIGKGGSEVENLRKELNKLTGKRVHINIVEIKKPDLDAKLVGEGIARQLENRVAFRRAQKQAIQRTMRSGAQGIKTQVSGRLNGADIARSEGYSEGTVPLHTLRADIDYAWEEADTTYGKLGVKVWIYRGEILPTKKNTEKGGK; encoded by the coding sequence GTGGGTCAAAAAGTACATCCAATTGGAATGCGTGTAGGCATCATCCGCGACTGGGATGCAAAATGGTATGCTGAAAAAGAGTATGCTGAATTCTTACACGAAGATTTAAGAATCCGTAAATTTATCGCATCAAAACTTGCTGATGCTGCTGTGTCTACAATTGAGATCGAGCGTGCTGCAAATCGCGTAAACATTTCAATCCACACAGCTAAGCCAGGTATGGTTATCGGTAAAGGCGGATCTGAAGTCGAAAACCTAAGAAAAGAATTGAACAAATTAACTGGTAAACGAGTTCACATCAACATCGTTGAAATCAAAAAACCAGATTTAGATGCAAAATTAGTCGGCGAGGGAATTGCACGTCAATTAGAAAACCGTGTAGCATTCCGTCGTGCACAAAAACAAGCGATCCAACGTACAATGCGTTCAGGCGCTCAAGGGATCAAAACACAAGTATCAGGTCGTTTAAACGGTGCTGATATCGCTCGTTCAGAAGGTTACTCTGAAGGTACAGTTCCACTTCATACTTTGCGTGCAGATATTGATTACGCATGGGAAGAAGCAGACACAACTTACGGAAAATTAGGAGTTAAAGTGTGGATTTACCGTGGAGAAATTCTTCCAACGAAAAAAAACACTGAGAAAGGAGGGAAATAA
- the rplP gene encoding 50S ribosomal protein L16: MLVPKRVKHRREFRGKMRGEAKGGKEVAFGEWGLQATESHWITNRQIEAARIAMTRYMKRGGKVWIKIFPHKSYTSKAIGVRMGKGKGAPEGWVSPVKRGKIMFEIAGVPEEVAREALRLASHKLPVKTKIVKREEMGGESNEG; this comes from the coding sequence ATGTTAGTACCTAAACGTGTAAAACACCGTCGTGAATTTAGAGGTAAAATGCGCGGTGAAGCCAAAGGCGGAAAAGAAGTAGCATTTGGAGAATGGGGTTTACAAGCAACTGAATCTCACTGGATTACTAACCGTCAAATCGAAGCTGCCCGTATCGCTATGACTCGTTATATGAAACGTGGCGGGAAAGTATGGATTAAAATTTTCCCTCACAAATCATACACAAGTAAAGCTATCGGTGTTCGTATGGGTAAAGGTAAAGGGGCTCCTGAAGGCTGGGTTTCTCCAGTAAAACGTGGCAAGATCATGTTTGAAATCGCAGGCGTACCTGAAGAAGTAGCTCGTGAAGCACTTCGTCTTGCATCCCACAAATTACCGGTCAAAACTAAGATTGTAAAACGTGAGGAAATGGGTGGTGAATCGAATGAAGGTTAA
- the rpmC gene encoding 50S ribosomal protein L29: MKVKEIRELTTAEMLEKEKQFKEELFNLRFQLATGQLENTARIKEVRQSIARIKTVLREQAN; this comes from the coding sequence ATGAAGGTTAAAGAAATCAGAGAATTAACCACTGCCGAAATGCTTGAAAAAGAAAAGCAATTCAAAGAAGAATTGTTTAATCTTAGATTCCAACTAGCAACAGGTCAATTAGAAAACACTGCACGTATTAAAGAAGTACGTCAATCGATTGCACGCATCAAAACAGTATTGCGTGAACAAGCTAACTAA
- the rpsQ gene encoding 30S ribosomal protein S17: MTEERNQRKVYQGRVVSDKMDKTITVVVETKKNHPIYGKRMKYSKKYKAHDENNTAKVGDIVRIMETRPLSATKRFRLLEVVEEAVII; the protein is encoded by the coding sequence ATGACTGAAGAAAGAAATCAACGCAAAGTTTACCAAGGTCGTGTTGTTTCAGACAAAATGGATAAAACTATCACTGTTGTCGTAGAAACGAAGAAAAACCACCCTATTTACGGTAAACGCATGAAATATTCTAAAAAATACAAAGCTCATGATGAAAACAACACTGCAAAAGTTGGAGACATCGTAAGAATCATGGAAACTCGTCCATTATCAGCTACAAAACGTTTCCGTTTACTAGAGGTAGTCGAAGAAGCAGTTATTATCTAA
- the rplN gene encoding 50S ribosomal protein L14, producing MIQQESRLKVADNSGAREILTIKVLGGSGRKTANIGDVIVATVKQATPGGVVKKGEVVKAVIVRTKSGARRTDGSYIKFDENAAVIIRDDKSPRGTRIFGPVARELRENNFMKIVSLAPEVL from the coding sequence GTGATCCAACAAGAAAGCCGATTAAAAGTTGCAGACAACTCAGGTGCTCGTGAAATCTTAACGATTAAAGTACTAGGTGGTTCTGGACGTAAAACTGCTAATATTGGTGACGTGATTGTTGCTACGGTCAAACAAGCAACGCCAGGTGGAGTTGTTAAAAAAGGTGAAGTAGTAAAAGCCGTTATCGTTCGTACAAAATCAGGAGCTCGTCGTACAGACGGTTCTTACATTAAATTTGATGAAAATGCTGCGGTGATTATCCGTGACGATAAGAGCCCGCGTGGAACTCGTATCTTCGGTCCTGTTGCACGTGAATTACGTGAAAACAACTTCATGAAGATCGTTTCTCTAGCACCAGAAGTATTATAA
- the rplX gene encoding 50S ribosomal protein L24 — translation MFVKKGDKVKVITGKDKNKEGVVLAAFPKKDKVIVEGVNIMKKHQKPNQAAPQGGILEVEAPIHVSNVMVIDGTGVAGRVGYKEVDGKKVRVSKKTGEVLDK, via the coding sequence ATGTTTGTTAAAAAAGGCGATAAAGTAAAAGTTATCACTGGTAAAGACAAAAATAAAGAAGGCGTTGTATTAGCAGCGTTTCCTAAAAAAGACAAAGTCATCGTTGAAGGTGTCAACATCATGAAAAAACACCAAAAACCTAACCAAGCAGCACCGCAAGGCGGCATCTTGGAAGTCGAAGCGCCGATTCATGTATCTAACGTGATGGTAATTGACGGTACAGGAGTAGCTGGTCGTGTAGGTTATAAAGAAGTTGATGGTAAAAAAGTCCGTGTTTCTAAAAAAACCGGTGAAGTCTTAGATAAATAG
- the rplE gene encoding 50S ribosomal protein L5, translating to MNRLKEKYIKEITPALVEKFNYSSVMQTPKVDKIVINMGVGDAVSNAKNLDKAVEELALITGQKPLITKAKKSIAGFRLREGMPIGAKVTLRGERMYEFLDKLVSVSLPRVRDFHGVSKKAFDGRGNYTLGIKEQLIFPEVDYDLVDKVRGMDIVIVTTANTDEESRELLAQLGMPFQK from the coding sequence ATGAACCGCCTGAAAGAAAAATATATTAAAGAAATTACTCCAGCATTAGTGGAAAAATTTAATTATAGTTCAGTTATGCAAACACCAAAAGTTGATAAAATCGTTATCAACATGGGTGTGGGCGATGCTGTATCAAACGCAAAAAACTTAGATAAAGCTGTTGAAGAATTAGCGTTGATCACAGGTCAAAAACCATTGATCACAAAAGCTAAGAAATCAATCGCTGGTTTCCGTCTTCGTGAAGGTATGCCGATCGGTGCGAAAGTTACTTTACGTGGTGAAAGAATGTACGAATTTTTAGATAAATTAGTATCTGTTTCTCTACCTCGTGTACGTGACTTCCACGGTGTAAGCAAAAAAGCCTTTGATGGACGTGGTAACTACACTTTAGGTATTAAAGAACAATTGATCTTCCCAGAAGTTGATTATGATTTAGTAGATAAAGTACGCGGCATGGACATCGTTATTGTAACAACAGCAAACACAGATGAAGAATCTCGTGAGTTGTTAGCACAATTAGGTATGCCATTCCAAAAATAA
- a CDS encoding type Z 30S ribosomal protein S14, with protein sequence MAKKSMIAKNKRPAKHSTQAYTRCERCGRPHSVYRKFHLCRICFRELAYKGQIPGVKKASW encoded by the coding sequence GTGGCTAAAAAATCAATGATTGCTAAAAACAAACGCCCGGCTAAACATTCAACACAAGCTTATACTCGTTGTGAACGTTGCGGACGTCCACATTCAGTTTATCGTAAATTTCATCTTTGCCGTATTTGCTTCCGCGAACTTGCCTATAAAGGTCAAATTCCCGGCGTGAAGAAAGCTAGCTGGTAA
- the rpsH gene encoding 30S ribosomal protein S8, translating into MVMTDPIADFLTRIRNANMVKHESLEVPASKIKRDIAEILKREGFVRDVEYIEDDKQGVIRVFLKYGKNEERVITNLKRISKPGLRAYVKSDEVPKVLNGLGIAIISTSEGVITDKEARAKNIGGEVIAYVW; encoded by the coding sequence ATGGTCATGACAGATCCAATTGCAGATTTTCTAACTCGCATTCGTAACGCTAACATGGTTAAACATGAAAGCTTAGAAGTGCCTGCATCAAAAATCAAACGTGATATCGCTGAGATCCTGAAACGTGAAGGTTTCGTACGCGATGTAGAATATATCGAAGATGACAAACAAGGCGTGATCCGTGTTTTCCTTAAATATGGTAAAAACGAAGAGCGTGTTATCACTAACTTAAAACGTATTTCTAAACCAGGTTTACGTGCTTATGTCAAATCTGACGAAGTGCCTAAAGTATTAAACGGTCTAGGAATCGCGATCATCTCAACTTCTGAAGGTGTTATCACTGATAAAGAAGCGAGAGCTAAAAACATCGGCGGCGAAGTAATCGCCTACGTATGGTAA
- the rplF gene encoding 50S ribosomal protein L6 yields the protein MSRIGNKIVELPAGVEVKQEGNNITVKGPKGELTREFSADITMNIDGNVVTFTRPNDSKEMKTIHGTTRANFNNMVVGVSTGFEKGLELIGVGYRAQMQGTKLVLNVGYSHPVEITPPAGVTVEVPSNTQVVVKGANKEHVGELAANIRGVRPPEPYKGKGIRYVGEFVRRKEGKTGK from the coding sequence GTGAGCCGTATTGGTAATAAAATCGTTGAACTTCCTGCTGGCGTAGAAGTCAAACAAGAAGGAAACAACATTACTGTAAAAGGACCTAAAGGTGAATTGACTCGTGAATTTTCTGCTGATATCACAATGAATATCGATGGAAACGTAGTAACTTTCACTCGTCCAAACGATAGCAAAGAAATGAAAACAATCCACGGAACAACTCGTGCCAACTTCAATAACATGGTCGTTGGTGTAAGTACAGGTTTTGAAAAAGGACTTGAACTTATCGGGGTTGGGTACCGTGCTCAAATGCAAGGGACTAAATTAGTTCTTAACGTTGGGTACTCTCATCCAGTAGAAATCACACCACCAGCTGGTGTAACTGTAGAAGTACCTTCGAACACACAAGTAGTTGTTAAAGGCGCTAACAAAGAACACGTTGGTGAATTAGCAGCGAACATCCGTGGCGTTCGTCCTCCAGAACCTTATAAAGGCAAAGGAATCCGCTATGTTGGTGAATTCGTACGCCGTAAAGAAGGTAAAACTGGTAAATAA
- the rplR gene encoding 50S ribosomal protein L18 produces MITKPDKNKTRQKRHRRVRNKISGTAECPRLNVFRSNKNIYAQIIDDVAGVTLASASALDKEISGGNKTETAAAVGKLIAERAAAKDIKVVVFDRGGYLYHGRVQALAEAARENGLEF; encoded by the coding sequence GTGATTACAAAACCAGATAAAAACAAAACACGTCAAAAGAGACATCGCCGTGTACGTAACAAAATCTCTGGTACTGCTGAGTGCCCACGCTTGAACGTTTTTCGTTCTAACAAAAACATCTACGCGCAAATCATTGATGACGTAGCGGGTGTAACGCTAGCAAGTGCCTCTGCCTTAGATAAAGAAATTTCAGGTGGAAACAAAACAGAAACAGCTGCAGCTGTTGGTAAATTAATTGCTGAACGTGCCGCTGCAAAAGACATCAAAGTAGTAGTCTTTGACCGTGGTGGATACCTTTACCATGGCCGTGTGCAAGCTTTAGCTGAAGCAGCACGTGAAAATGGACTAGAATTTTAG